A window from Treponema sp. J25 encodes these proteins:
- a CDS encoding beta-xylosidase, with amino-acid sequence MNLTIFADKKQGILHPFWFSCVGSCHAATALRADWRAQLKKCREELGFTYVRFHGLLNDDMSVCLRTEEGTFEYSFFNIDSIFDFLLSIGMKPFVELSFMPSALASGSTTVFHYKGNITPPRSYEEWGHLIKALAQHLVERYGQEEVRTWFFEVWNEPNLDMFWTGTQEDYFKLYEYAARAIKEVDSQLKVGGPATAIDAWVPELKAFCATKNVPLDFISTHHYPTDLAFSLGTNMEERMAKAQRGELAWRAKKVVEDATPLTVYYTEWNNSPSPRDYYHDIPYNAAFIVKTLIDIMDLPLGCYSFWTFSDIFEECGFSSLPFHGGFGLLTIHGIPKPSYRAFQFLSRLGKIRLWGEVQSPSSTVDWVATKNEEGLMILLTNHQIPLSPIESEKVVITIKGVQKIEKILVERIDENHGNPRKTWEAMGKPVYLTDEQVQTLINASTLSQESISWQENKGDLTFKVTLPPHSVVAISLRIKK; translated from the coding sequence ATGAATCTTACTATCTTTGCTGATAAAAAACAGGGGATACTACATCCGTTTTGGTTTAGTTGTGTAGGTAGTTGTCATGCGGCTACGGCCCTCCGGGCAGATTGGCGGGCCCAGTTAAAAAAGTGCCGAGAAGAACTGGGCTTTACCTATGTTCGTTTCCACGGACTCTTAAACGATGATATGAGTGTCTGTCTCCGCACCGAAGAGGGAACCTTTGAATATTCGTTTTTCAACATCGATTCTATCTTTGATTTTTTGCTGAGCATAGGCATGAAGCCCTTTGTAGAGCTGAGTTTTATGCCAAGCGCCCTGGCTTCCGGTTCTACCACGGTCTTTCATTATAAAGGGAATATCACTCCCCCCCGTTCGTATGAAGAATGGGGGCACCTTATAAAGGCCCTGGCCCAACATCTGGTTGAACGCTATGGACAAGAAGAGGTTCGGACCTGGTTTTTCGAGGTCTGGAACGAACCAAACCTGGATATGTTCTGGACCGGTACGCAGGAAGACTATTTTAAGCTCTATGAATATGCGGCCCGGGCAATAAAAGAGGTGGATAGTCAACTTAAGGTGGGAGGGCCTGCTACCGCCATTGACGCCTGGGTGCCTGAATTAAAAGCCTTTTGCGCAACCAAAAATGTGCCCCTCGATTTTATTTCCACCCATCATTATCCTACCGATTTGGCCTTTAGTCTGGGGACCAATATGGAAGAGCGCATGGCCAAAGCACAACGGGGAGAGCTGGCCTGGCGGGCCAAAAAGGTAGTGGAAGATGCGACGCCCCTGACGGTGTATTATACCGAATGGAATAATTCGCCCAGTCCTCGGGATTACTACCATGACATTCCCTATAATGCGGCTTTTATTGTAAAGACCCTGATAGACATAATGGATTTACCCCTGGGCTGTTATTCTTTCTGGACTTTTTCCGATATCTTCGAAGAGTGTGGTTTCAGTTCTTTGCCCTTCCATGGTGGTTTTGGCCTGTTGACTATTCATGGGATCCCCAAGCCCTCCTATAGGGCCTTTCAGTTCCTTTCTCGGCTTGGGAAAATCCGGCTTTGGGGGGAAGTGCAGAGTCCCAGTTCCACCGTTGATTGGGTGGCGACAAAAAACGAGGAAGGTTTGATGATCCTTCTTACAAATCATCAGATTCCCCTTTCTCCCATCGAATCAGAAAAAGTTGTTATCACTATAAAAGGAGTTCAAAAAATAGAAAAAATCCTTGTAGAACGGATCGATGAAAACCATGGGAATCCTCGGAAAACATGGGAAGCCATGGGGAAACCCGTGTATCTCACCGATGAACAAGTGCAAACCCTTATAAATGCTTCGACGCTATCCCAAGAATCTATTTCATGGCAGGAAAATAAGGGTGATCTTACTTTTAAAGTGACCTTACCACCCCATTCGGTGGTGGCTATTTCGTTGCGGATAAAAAAATAG
- a CDS encoding alpha/beta fold hydrolase, which produces MPLTFDMSFEALQKYQGINPKPADFDHYWTRALQELAATNPNPELKPASLKAPHGLGTEPDFAEYYDLWFTGVGGARLYAKLVKPVGTALLRRQGANKKGPAIVQFHGYSGSSGDWQSRLGLAAAGFTVAALDCRGQGGLSEDVGGVRGNTLSGHIVRGLTDALEGRPEKLYYRSQFLDTVQLVRVVMALEWVDADRIGVTGWSQGGGLTLACAALEPRIARAAPVYPFLTDYQRVWQMDLAKDAYQELRDWFRRFDPCHEKEQAVFTSLGYIDVQHLAPRIKAEVLMGTGLMDTICPPSTQYAAYNKIKSKKQVVLYPDFGHEDLPGLHDRILEFMLGL; this is translated from the coding sequence ATGCCACTAACCTTTGATATGAGCTTTGAAGCCCTGCAGAAGTATCAGGGTATAAACCCAAAACCGGCCGATTTTGATCACTACTGGACCAGGGCCTTGCAGGAACTTGCGGCTACCAACCCAAATCCCGAACTTAAGCCCGCTTCTCTAAAAGCTCCCCACGGCCTGGGAACAGAACCGGATTTTGCAGAATATTATGACCTCTGGTTTACCGGTGTGGGCGGAGCCCGACTGTATGCTAAACTGGTAAAACCGGTGGGGACCGCCCTGCTTCGTCGGCAGGGGGCAAACAAAAAGGGCCCCGCCATCGTTCAGTTCCATGGTTACTCAGGGAGCAGCGGGGACTGGCAATCTCGCCTCGGGCTTGCAGCGGCGGGCTTTACTGTAGCGGCCCTCGATTGTCGGGGCCAGGGGGGCTTATCAGAAGATGTAGGGGGAGTTCGCGGAAATACACTCAGTGGCCATATTGTGCGGGGGCTTACCGATGCCCTGGAAGGAAGGCCTGAAAAACTGTATTACCGGTCCCAATTTCTTGATACGGTGCAGCTGGTGCGGGTGGTCATGGCATTGGAATGGGTGGATGCGGATCGTATCGGGGTCACCGGCTGGAGCCAGGGAGGCGGTTTAACCCTTGCCTGCGCCGCCCTGGAACCCCGGATCGCCCGGGCTGCGCCGGTATATCCCTTCCTGACGGATTACCAGCGGGTATGGCAGATGGATTTAGCGAAGGATGCCTACCAGGAACTGCGGGACTGGTTCCGGCGTTTTGATCCCTGCCATGAAAAAGAACAGGCCGTATTTACTTCCCTTGGGTATATTGATGTGCAGCACCTTGCCCCGCGTATTAAAGCAGAGGTCCTTATGGGAACAGGTCTGATGGACACCATTTGTCCGCCTTCTACCCAGTATGCGGCGTATAACAAGATAAAAAGTAAAAAACAGGTGGTCCTTTACCCCGATTTTGGTCACGAGGACCTTCCTGGACTTCACGATCGCATTTTGGAATTCATGCTGGGGCTCTAA
- a CDS encoding alpha-N-arabinofuranosidase, with translation MAQLVISTHKKGPTIAREIYGHFSEHLGRCIYEGLWVGEDSAIPNIQGYRKDVLEALKKIKIPVLRWPGGCFADEYHWKDGIGPYANRKRMINTHWGGVVENNHFGTHEFLELCELLECEPYICGNLGSGTVQEMSEWVEYITFEGESPMANWRRSNGREKPWRLPYFGVGNENWGCGGNMRAEYYADLYRRYQTYVRQYGPNPIYKIACGPAGDDYHWTEVLMREAGRFMQGLSLHYYTVPGGWAKKNSATQFSEDDWYETMQKALYMEQLVQRHSTIMDRYDPEGKVGLIVDEWGTWYEVEPGTNPGFLYQQNTLRDALVAAIHLNIFNNHAGRVKMANIAQLVNVLQAPLLTEGAKLVKTPTYHVFDMYQVHQGATLLDSYVEGPVLEWNGEKVPALTVSASQQNDGTIHITVANLHAKEAVPLTIALESSPLRLCTGTILTAPSLQAHNTFQQPNAVVPTEYKDIRFSGNSLTVSLPAHSVVLLKVEVE, from the coding sequence ATGGCTCAGCTTGTTATATCTACACACAAAAAAGGCCCTACTATAGCCCGGGAAATCTATGGCCATTTCTCAGAGCATTTGGGTCGTTGTATCTACGAGGGGTTGTGGGTTGGGGAAGATTCAGCTATCCCCAATATTCAGGGTTATCGAAAGGATGTGCTGGAGGCGCTTAAAAAAATTAAAATTCCGGTACTTCGCTGGCCGGGGGGCTGCTTTGCCGATGAATACCACTGGAAAGATGGTATAGGACCCTATGCAAACCGAAAACGGATGATAAACACCCACTGGGGTGGGGTGGTAGAGAATAACCATTTTGGTACCCATGAGTTTCTGGAACTCTGTGAACTCCTGGAATGTGAGCCCTATATTTGTGGAAATCTGGGGAGTGGCACCGTTCAGGAGATGTCCGAATGGGTAGAATATATCACCTTTGAAGGGGAGTCCCCGATGGCCAATTGGCGCCGTTCAAATGGCCGAGAAAAGCCCTGGAGACTTCCCTATTTTGGGGTGGGTAATGAAAACTGGGGATGTGGTGGCAATATGCGCGCCGAATACTATGCAGACCTCTATCGACGTTACCAAACCTACGTTCGACAGTATGGGCCCAACCCCATTTACAAAATAGCCTGTGGACCGGCGGGAGACGATTATCACTGGACAGAGGTATTGATGCGGGAAGCGGGCCGTTTTATGCAGGGCCTTTCCCTTCATTATTATACCGTACCGGGAGGTTGGGCTAAGAAGAACTCGGCCACCCAATTCTCTGAAGATGACTGGTACGAAACCATGCAAAAGGCCCTCTACATGGAACAACTGGTCCAGCGACACAGTACCATCATGGATCGGTATGATCCAGAGGGGAAAGTAGGTCTTATTGTAGACGAATGGGGCACCTGGTATGAGGTGGAACCAGGAACTAATCCGGGCTTCTTGTATCAACAAAACACGCTCCGGGATGCCCTGGTTGCGGCAATTCATCTCAATATTTTTAACAACCACGCAGGACGGGTAAAGATGGCCAACATTGCCCAGTTGGTGAACGTCCTTCAGGCCCCACTGCTTACCGAAGGGGCAAAACTCGTAAAAACGCCTACCTATCATGTGTTCGACATGTATCAGGTGCACCAGGGAGCCACCTTGCTTGATAGTTACGTGGAAGGCCCGGTACTTGAATGGAATGGAGAGAAGGTCCCGGCCCTCACGGTTTCCGCTTCCCAGCAGAACGATGGGACTATCCATATCACGGTGGCGAATCTCCACGCAAAAGAGGCTGTACCGCTTACGATCGCCCTGGAGAGCTCTCCGCTTCGGCTTTGTACGGGGACCATCCTTACGGCGCCATCTCTTCAGGCCCATAACACCTTCCAGCAACCCAATGCGGTGGTTCCCACTGAATACAAGGATATACGGTTTTCCGGGAATAGTCTGACGGTTTCTTTGCCCGCCCATTCGGTGGTGCTTCTGAAGGTAGAGGTCGAATGA